A genomic window from Polaribacter gangjinensis includes:
- a CDS encoding alpha/beta hydrolase family protein, translating into MFTIIYALFYFYTSPKSDKAILSEFEDVALTPKISYHNFKNLKYRKLSIVNDTVLPTIVFVHGTVGSCIDFISYMKDPMIYSKANFISYDRVGYNYEDANDVQESIAFERDMLQSITKDLPKNKTVVVGYSYGGPIVLADTTRYKKAVLLAPAVFSNREVMPWLLNLYNWKVTRWLVPPIWKQAAKEKLSHKSDLKIFEKKWNQNSNEILAIHGENDHLVPYANSEKLATQFPKEQFELIQIRRGDHGIIWNRFDFIREQLILCLN; encoded by the coding sequence TTGTTTACCATAATTTATGCACTTTTTTATTTCTACACATCACCAAAATCTGACAAAGCTATTTTAAGTGAATTTGAAGATGTAGCATTAACTCCAAAAATTTCATATCACAATTTTAAAAATCTGAAATACAGAAAATTATCAATTGTAAACGATACTGTTTTACCAACTATTGTTTTTGTGCATGGTACTGTAGGATCGTGCATTGATTTTATAAGCTATATGAAAGATCCTATGATTTACTCTAAAGCGAATTTTATAAGCTATGACAGAGTTGGTTACAATTACGAAGATGCAAATGATGTGCAAGAATCTATCGCTTTTGAAAGAGATATGTTGCAAAGCATCACCAAAGATTTACCTAAAAACAAAACAGTAGTTGTTGGATATTCGTATGGAGGACCCATCGTTTTAGCAGATACAACACGTTACAAAAAAGCAGTTTTGTTAGCACCTGCAGTTTTTAGTAATAGAGAAGTAATGCCTTGGTTATTAAATCTTTATAATTGGAAAGTTACTCGTTGGTTGGTTCCTCCAATTTGGAAACAAGCTGCAAAAGAAAAGCTTTCACACAAAAGTGATTTGAAAATATTTGAAAAAAAATGGAATCAGAATTCTAATGAAATTTTAGCCATCCATGGTGAGAATGATCATTTAGTTCCGTATGCAAATTCTGAAAAATTGGCAACTCAATTTCCAAAAGAACAATTTGAGTTGATTCAAATTAGAAGAGGTGATCATGGAATTATTTGGAATAGATTTGATTTTATTAGAGAACAATTGATCCTTTGTTTGAATTGA
- a CDS encoding ABC transporter ATP-binding protein produces METILSIKNLDKKYGAVHAVNNLSFDIKKGAVYGILGPNGSGKSTTLGIILNVVNKTSGEFSWFDGNLSTHDALKKVGAIIERPNFYPYMTATQNLALICKIKGISTEKIDEKLKTVNLFERKDSKFKTFSLGMKQRLAIASALLNDPEILILDEPTNGLDPQGIHEIRQIIKSIAANGTTILLASHLLDEVEKVCSHVVVIRKGVKLYSGRVDEMTASKGLFELKIENNKEKLIQILENHEAIDRITQDHETIIATLKKDISATEINQYLFEDGLVLSHLVKRKPSLEQQFLDLTNNN; encoded by the coding sequence TTGGAAACAATACTTTCGATCAAAAATCTTGACAAAAAATATGGTGCTGTTCATGCCGTTAATAACCTTTCTTTTGATATCAAAAAAGGAGCTGTTTACGGAATTTTAGGACCAAATGGCAGTGGAAAATCAACTACTTTAGGAATCATTTTAAATGTTGTCAATAAAACTTCAGGAGAATTTTCTTGGTTTGATGGCAATCTTTCTACGCATGATGCTTTAAAAAAAGTGGGCGCTATTATTGAGCGACCCAACTTTTATCCTTACATGACTGCTACTCAAAACTTAGCTTTGATATGCAAAATCAAAGGAATTTCAACCGAAAAAATCGATGAAAAATTAAAAACAGTCAATCTTTTTGAGAGAAAAGATAGCAAATTCAAGACATTTTCTTTGGGAATGAAACAGCGATTGGCAATTGCATCAGCTTTATTAAATGATCCTGAAATTTTAATTTTAGATGAACCAACCAATGGATTAGATCCTCAAGGAATTCACGAAATTCGTCAAATTATAAAAAGTATCGCTGCAAATGGCACTACTATTTTATTGGCATCGCATTTACTAGATGAAGTTGAAAAAGTATGTTCGCATGTGGTTGTTATTAGAAAAGGAGTAAAACTATACAGTGGACGTGTAGACGAAATGACAGCATCAAAAGGTTTGTTTGAATTAAAAATTGAGAATAATAAAGAAAAATTGATTCAGATTTTAGAAAATCATGAAGCTATTGATCGAATTACTCAAGATCATGAAACCATCATTGCAACTTTAAAAAAAGATATTTCTGCGACTGAAATAAATCAATATTTGTTTGAAGATGGACTCGTTTTATCGCATTTAGTAAAACGAAAACCAAGTTTAGAACAACAATTTTTAGACTTAACAAACAATAATTAA
- a CDS encoding IS1096 element passenger TnpR family protein, which produces MYKIRAILDTQEDIIRTILVDDTINLEELHLIIAKSFGFEGHEMASFYRADEDWNQGEEIPLFNMAEAGEDISMENCILNETLPDENDKLIYVYDFLNMWTFYVDVVEISNEKRTDLPKTILAVGEVPKEAPQKQFTAEDFEDEFDEFGDDDMIDEDFDSFDDIEYPEY; this is translated from the coding sequence ATGTACAAAATTCGCGCAATCTTAGATACACAAGAAGATATTATCAGAACTATTTTGGTTGATGATACTATTAATTTAGAAGAATTACACCTAATTATTGCAAAATCTTTTGGTTTTGAAGGTCATGAAATGGCATCATTTTACAGAGCAGATGAAGATTGGAATCAAGGAGAAGAAATTCCGTTATTTAACATGGCTGAAGCTGGTGAAGATATCTCAATGGAAAATTGTATTTTAAATGAAACGTTACCTGATGAAAATGACAAATTGATTTATGTGTATGATTTTTTAAATATGTGGACTTTTTATGTTGACGTTGTAGAAATTTCTAACGAAAAAAGAACTGATTTACCGAAAACAATTTTAGCTGTTGGTGAAGTACCAAAAGAAGCTCCTCAAAAACAATTCACTGCAGAGGATTTTGAGGACGAATTTGACGAATTTGGAGATGATGATATGATTGATGAAGATTTTGATAGTTTTGATGACATTGAATACCCTGAATACTAG
- the uvrB gene encoding excinuclease ABC subunit UvrB, whose product MKFTLESNFLPTGDQPEAIKELTHGILSGEKFQTLLGVTGSGKTFTIANVVKNVEKPTLVLAHNKTLAAQLYSEFKQFFPKNAVEYFVSYYDYYQPEAYIPVTGTYIEKDLSINDDIERLRLSTTSSLLSGRRDVLVVASVSCLYGIGNPAEFKKNVIPVAIGQQIARTKFLHQLVTSLYSRTEHDIKSGTFKVKGDVVTIYPSYGDFGFRIHFFGDEIEEIESFDLESNAIVERFQELTIYPANLFVTSPDVLQNAIHQIQEDMMKQVDFFTEIGKHLEAKRLKERTEFDLEMIRELGYCSGIENYSRYLDGREPGTRPFCLLDYFPDDYLMIIDESHVTVPQTHAMYGGDRSRKENLVEYGFRLPAAMDNRPLKFEEFEALQNQTIFVSATPADYELQKTEGIFVEQVIRPTGLLDPIIEIRPSINQIDDLIEEIQLRVEKDERTLVTTLTKRMAEELTKYLTRVDIRCRYIHSDVDTLERVAIMQDLRKGLFDVLIGVNLLREGLDLPEVSLVAILDADKEGFLRSHRSLTQTIGRAARNVNGLAILYADKITNSMQKTIDETDKRREKQLIYNQKNNITPTQISKKIDDTLSKSAISSYHYDNAIQKVAENSLEYLPKEEIEKRIREKRKEMETAAKSLDFIVAAKLRDEIAALKESL is encoded by the coding sequence ATGAAATTTACGTTAGAATCCAACTTTTTACCAACTGGAGATCAACCAGAAGCTATCAAAGAATTAACTCATGGAATTCTCTCAGGAGAAAAATTCCAGACTTTATTAGGCGTTACTGGTTCAGGAAAAACATTTACGATTGCGAACGTTGTAAAAAATGTAGAAAAACCAACCTTGGTTTTAGCTCACAACAAAACATTAGCTGCGCAATTATATTCAGAATTCAAGCAGTTTTTCCCAAAAAATGCTGTTGAATATTTTGTTTCTTACTATGATTATTATCAACCAGAAGCTTATATTCCTGTAACTGGAACCTATATAGAAAAAGATTTATCTATCAATGATGATATTGAAAGATTGCGATTAAGCACCACTTCTTCCCTACTTTCTGGCAGACGTGATGTGTTGGTTGTTGCCTCAGTTTCTTGTTTGTACGGAATTGGTAATCCTGCAGAATTCAAAAAAAATGTCATTCCAGTTGCCATTGGTCAGCAAATTGCACGTACCAAATTTTTACATCAATTAGTAACGAGTTTGTATTCACGAACTGAACACGATATCAAAAGCGGAACTTTTAAAGTAAAAGGTGATGTGGTTACTATTTATCCATCTTATGGCGATTTTGGGTTCAGAATTCATTTTTTTGGGGATGAAATAGAAGAAATTGAATCCTTTGATTTGGAAAGTAATGCCATTGTTGAACGTTTTCAAGAATTGACAATTTATCCTGCAAATCTGTTTGTTACGTCTCCTGATGTGTTGCAAAATGCCATTCATCAAATTCAAGAAGATATGATGAAACAAGTGGATTTTTTCACTGAAATTGGGAAACATTTGGAAGCAAAACGTTTGAAAGAACGCACAGAATTTGATTTAGAAATGATTCGTGAATTAGGCTATTGCTCAGGAATTGAAAATTATTCTCGCTATTTAGATGGACGTGAACCTGGCACAAGACCTTTCTGTTTATTAGATTATTTTCCTGATGATTATTTGATGATTATTGACGAAAGTCACGTTACAGTTCCGCAAACGCATGCCATGTATGGAGGAGACAGAAGCAGAAAAGAAAATTTGGTGGAATATGGATTTCGTTTGCCTGCAGCCATGGACAATCGTCCTTTGAAATTTGAAGAATTTGAAGCCTTGCAAAACCAAACAATTTTTGTAAGTGCAACTCCTGCAGATTATGAATTGCAAAAAACGGAAGGAATTTTTGTGGAACAAGTAATTCGTCCAACAGGATTGTTAGATCCAATTATTGAAATCAGACCAAGTATCAATCAGATTGATGATTTGATTGAAGAAATTCAACTTCGAGTTGAAAAAGACGAACGAACTTTGGTAACAACTCTTACCAAAAGAATGGCTGAAGAACTGACAAAATACTTAACTAGAGTTGATATTCGCTGTAGATATATTCATTCTGATGTGGACACTTTAGAGCGAGTTGCCATCATGCAAGATTTACGAAAAGGCTTGTTCGATGTTTTGATTGGAGTTAATTTATTACGAGAAGGATTGGATTTACCAGAAGTTTCGTTAGTTGCCATTTTAGATGCTGACAAAGAAGGATTTTTACGTTCACATCGTTCATTAACTCAAACTATTGGTAGAGCTGCAAGAAATGTAAATGGTTTAGCGATTTTGTATGCAGATAAAATAACCAATAGCATGCAAAAAACGATTGATGAAACTGACAAAAGACGTGAAAAACAGCTTATTTACAATCAAAAAAACAACATTACTCCTACTCAAATTTCAAAAAAAATAGACGATACATTGTCAAAAAGTGCGATTTCGAGTTATCATTATGACAATGCCATTCAAAAAGTTGCCGAAAATTCATTAGAATATTTGCCAAAAGAAGAAATTGAAAAACGCATCAGAGAAAAGCGTAAAGAAATGGAAACAGCTGCAAAATCATTGGATTTTATTGTTGCTGCAAAATTGCGAGATGAAATTGCAGCTTTGAAAGAAAGTTTGTGA
- a CDS encoding T9SS type B sorting domain-containing protein encodes MFSQNETKNWYFGNKAAIKFENGRVINLDDSEMDAPANSTSISDEEGNLLFYSDGATVWNRNHEIMENGSGLFGENTLLQSTIIIPKPRDKNSYYLIYARQVVSQNLQQAIGIYYAEINFSTTFPLGRVTEKNISLSYNSPSEKITAVHHKDGERFWLVTVEGLDNDISKSKKIFKVFQIDTNGLNRVPKETPVSFEIENLGTMKLSPSGKKLLITSNTENNSLRYLHEYNFDTETGNLTFVTHFPLENTFAVWPSKGIEFSPNEKFIYISYSNGARNGIIQYQLEDIEDFDEARSFLYSSNAIKINGLQIGNDQKIYVALDDEADGHDYLGVIENPNEKGFLANYKHNAIRLSPNTSKRGLPNFIQSYFASKIITENVCYIDEFSFYAESFAPISGISWDFGDGNTSTEINTKHTYNSPGTYIVTAILSVANKNITVTKLVRAFELPIILPNQELVECDEDLDGLTTFNLENIRDKILRRGATENIDYYLSLNDISTDTKIPNPENFQNTISNQQIFIKATNENGCFEIGSFTIRTRFVQLGNIPTIFVCENSDGISGNAKGQFNILNLESHIRSQLTIPANSRLSFYPTFENAQTSTNNYTGLFSETSKTIYLKIVEADQSCGGIKAFQIVVNSEPIINLQEEYTICFDPSLKPPIVLFGDISNERFEWRNSNGVIIRSTRNFVLSAVGEFSLTVYKTENNLECSNTKTFRVVNPNPPEFSEILVNTEDETNNIIDVLINGNSNYEFSLDNINFSGNGNSYTFSNVAAGLQTIFVRDVNSCEQQIQRTVSVIGYNKYFTPNGDGINDFWNIKGLDSNSFKSINVSIFDRYGKVIHSITDFTSLGWDGSFNGKNLPENNYWFKSEIIDKNDNLIKKSGNFSLIRN; translated from the coding sequence ATGTTCTCTCAAAATGAAACTAAGAATTGGTATTTTGGAAATAAAGCTGCCATTAAATTTGAAAATGGAAGAGTTATCAATCTCGATGATAGTGAAATGGATGCTCCTGCAAATTCGACATCAATTTCTGATGAAGAAGGAAATTTGTTATTTTATTCTGATGGGGCAACAGTTTGGAATCGAAATCATGAGATTATGGAGAATGGTTCTGGGCTTTTTGGTGAAAATACACTACTTCAATCCACAATAATTATCCCTAAACCAAGAGATAAAAATAGTTACTATTTAATTTATGCGAGGCAAGTTGTAAGCCAAAATCTACAACAAGCAATTGGAATTTATTACGCTGAAATTAATTTTAGTACAACTTTTCCTTTAGGAAGAGTTACAGAAAAAAATATTTCATTAAGCTATAATTCACCATCCGAAAAAATAACTGCTGTTCATCATAAAGATGGAGAGAGATTTTGGCTAGTTACTGTTGAAGGATTGGATAATGACATTTCAAAATCAAAGAAAATTTTTAAAGTTTTTCAAATTGACACAAATGGTTTGAATAGAGTTCCAAAAGAAACTCCTGTTAGTTTTGAAATTGAAAATTTAGGAACAATGAAACTTTCTCCATCAGGAAAAAAATTACTTATTACTTCAAATACCGAAAATAATTCTCTAAGATATCTTCATGAATATAATTTTGATACTGAAACCGGAAATCTAACTTTTGTTACTCATTTTCCTCTTGAAAACACCTTTGCTGTTTGGCCCTCAAAAGGAATTGAATTTTCACCAAATGAAAAATTTATTTACATAAGTTATAGTAATGGCGCTAGAAATGGAATTATTCAATATCAACTCGAAGATATTGAAGATTTTGATGAGGCAAGATCTTTTTTATATTCAAGTAATGCAATTAAAATAAACGGACTTCAAATAGGAAACGATCAAAAAATTTATGTGGCTTTGGATGACGAAGCTGATGGCCATGATTACCTAGGAGTTATTGAAAATCCTAATGAAAAAGGCTTTTTAGCAAACTATAAACACAATGCAATTCGCCTTTCTCCAAATACATCAAAAAGAGGATTGCCAAATTTTATTCAATCGTATTTTGCATCAAAAATTATCACAGAAAATGTTTGTTATATCGATGAATTTTCATTTTATGCGGAATCATTTGCTCCAATTTCAGGAATTTCTTGGGATTTTGGTGATGGAAATACAAGTACAGAAATCAATACCAAACACACTTATAATTCTCCAGGAACTTATATAGTTACAGCCATTTTATCTGTTGCTAATAAAAATATCACAGTTACAAAATTGGTAAGAGCTTTTGAGTTGCCTATCATTCTTCCGAATCAGGAATTGGTAGAGTGTGATGAAGATTTAGACGGACTTACAACTTTCAATTTAGAGAACATTAGAGATAAAATTTTAAGAAGAGGAGCCACTGAAAACATAGATTATTATCTTAGTTTGAATGATATTTCAACAGATACTAAAATTCCTAATCCAGAAAATTTTCAGAATACCATTTCCAATCAACAGATATTTATTAAAGCAACGAATGAAAATGGATGTTTTGAGATAGGTTCCTTCACTATTAGAACTCGTTTTGTGCAATTGGGTAATATTCCAACAATTTTTGTCTGTGAAAATTCTGATGGAATTTCTGGAAATGCAAAAGGTCAATTTAATATTTTAAATTTAGAATCTCATATTCGAAGTCAGTTAACAATCCCAGCAAATTCAAGACTTTCATTTTATCCAACTTTTGAAAATGCTCAAACAAGCACCAATAATTATACAGGTTTATTTTCAGAAACCTCCAAAACAATTTACCTGAAAATTGTTGAAGCCGATCAAAGTTGTGGAGGAATCAAGGCTTTTCAAATCGTTGTAAATTCTGAACCTATTATCAATCTACAAGAAGAATACACCATTTGTTTTGACCCTAGTTTAAAACCTCCAATTGTACTTTTTGGAGATATTAGTAATGAAAGATTTGAATGGAGAAATAGTAATGGCGTTATAATTAGAAGTACTCGAAATTTTGTTCTAAGTGCCGTTGGTGAATTTTCGCTTACGGTTTATAAAACTGAAAATAATTTGGAGTGTTCAAATACAAAAACATTTAGAGTTGTCAATCCAAATCCTCCAGAATTCTCAGAAATTTTAGTGAATACTGAAGATGAAACAAACAATATTATTGATGTTTTAATCAATGGAAATAGCAATTATGAATTTTCATTAGACAATATCAATTTCTCAGGAAATGGAAATTCTTATACATTTTCAAATGTAGCTGCAGGATTACAAACCATTTTTGTAAGAGATGTAAACTCTTGTGAACAACAGATTCAAAGAACAGTTTCTGTAATTGGTTATAATAAATATTTCACACCAAATGGTGATGGAATTAATGATTTTTGGAATATTAAAGGTTTAGATAGCAATTCATTTAAATCCATAAATGTCAGCATTTTCGATCGTTATGGAAAAGTTATTCATTCCATAACTGATTTTACTTCTCTAGGATGGGATGGTAGTTTCAACGGAAAAAACTTACCCGAAAATAATTATTGGTTCAAATCTGAAATTATTGATAAGAATGATAATTTGATTAAAAAATCTGGAAATTTTAGTTTGATTAGAAATTAA
- a CDS encoding ABC transporter permease → MFRLLSIEFHKLKYNRASKVLSIIYFGLLTSIALIAAIKFEFGNFKLHLAEAGIFNFPYIWHFNTFIAAILKFFLLLVIVSMMSNEYSYKTLKQNLIDGLSKKEFILSKFYTVIAFSLISTVFVFVVSLILGFFYSDYNEFSIIFSDLEYLLAFFIKLLGFFSFGLFLGILIKRSAFAVAGMLVWFIGESIFKGYLYWSFRGEKIPSEKVDSIMQFLPLEAMSNLIKEPFSKLGAIRSAANTMGEAFTKSYDVEFLTILIVLFWTFIFIFSSYKLLEKRDL, encoded by the coding sequence ATGTTTAGACTATTATCTATAGAATTTCACAAGTTAAAATACAACAGAGCCAGTAAAGTTTTATCTATTATTTACTTTGGACTATTAACTTCAATTGCCCTAATTGCCGCAATAAAATTTGAATTTGGTAATTTTAAATTGCATTTAGCAGAAGCTGGAATTTTTAATTTTCCTTACATCTGGCATTTCAATACTTTTATTGCAGCCATCTTAAAATTCTTCTTATTATTGGTAATTGTATCAATGATGTCTAATGAATATAGCTATAAAACACTGAAACAGAATTTAATAGATGGTTTGAGTAAAAAAGAATTTATACTATCAAAATTTTATACAGTTATTGCATTTTCTCTGATTTCTACTGTTTTTGTTTTTGTGGTTTCATTGATTTTAGGATTTTTTTATTCAGATTACAATGAATTTTCTATCATTTTTTCTGATTTAGAATATTTATTAGCATTTTTTATAAAACTCCTTGGCTTTTTCTCTTTTGGATTATTTTTAGGAATTCTCATCAAAAGATCAGCCTTTGCTGTTGCTGGTATGTTGGTTTGGTTCATTGGTGAAAGTATTTTCAAAGGATATTTGTATTGGTCTTTTAGAGGCGAGAAAATTCCTAGTGAAAAAGTAGATAGTATCATGCAATTTCTACCCTTAGAAGCAATGAGTAATTTAATAAAAGAACCATTTTCTAAATTAGGAGCAATTAGAAGTGCTGCAAACACTATGGGAGAAGCGTTTACAAAAAGTTATGACGTAGAATTTTTAACGATTTTAATTGTATTATTTTGGACTTTCATTTTCATTTTTTCATCGTATAAATTACTTGAAAAAAGAGATTTATAA
- a CDS encoding PaaI family thioesterase has protein sequence MQTLQIEFVDVTEDSLTAKMPVNSSVHQPYGILHGGATAALAETVGSCASAIFIDNETKIIKGIELSINHLKSVKEGFVYGVAKQIHKGKTIHLWEIKVFDDEQQLISICKLTNIVLDKK, from the coding sequence ATGCAAACTTTGCAAATTGAGTTTGTAGATGTAACAGAAGATTCTTTGACTGCAAAAATGCCAGTAAATAGCAGTGTTCATCAGCCTTATGGAATTTTACATGGAGGTGCAACTGCTGCTTTAGCTGAAACAGTTGGAAGTTGTGCATCAGCAATTTTTATTGATAATGAAACGAAAATTATCAAAGGAATTGAACTGAGCATCAATCATTTAAAAAGTGTTAAAGAGGGTTTTGTTTATGGTGTTGCCAAGCAAATCCACAAAGGTAAAACAATTCATTTGTGGGAAATTAAGGTATTTGATGATGAACAACAACTCATTTCTATTTGTAAACTCACTAATATTGTATTGGATAAAAAGTAA
- the sucC gene encoding ADP-forming succinate--CoA ligase subunit beta, with translation MNLHEYQGKEILSSFGVRIQRGIVASTPAEAVAAAKKLTEETGTGWHVIKAQIHAGGRGKGGGVKLAKNIADVERISGEILGMMLITPQTPAEGKLVNQVLIAEDVYYPGDSKPEEFYISVLLNRATGKNMIMYSTEGGMDIETVAEETPHLIFTEEIDPLLGIMPFQARKIAFNLGLSGTAFKEMTQFVTALYTAYIKSDSSMFEINPVLKTSDDKIMAVDAKVSLDENALYRHKDYEAMRDLREENPIEVEAKAAGLNYVKLDGNVGCMVNGAGLAMGTMDLIKESGGEPANFLDVGGTADAQRVETAFGIILKDPNVKAILVNIFGGIVRCDRVAQGVVDAYKNMGDKITVPIICRLQGTNAKEAKELIDNSGMKIISATEFQEAADKVQEVLSA, from the coding sequence ATGAATTTACACGAATACCAAGGAAAAGAGATATTAAGTAGTTTTGGAGTAAGAATTCAAAGAGGAATTGTAGCAAGTACTCCTGCTGAAGCTGTTGCAGCTGCTAAGAAATTAACAGAAGAAACTGGTACAGGATGGCATGTGATTAAAGCACAAATTCACGCTGGAGGTCGTGGAAAAGGAGGAGGAGTTAAATTGGCTAAAAACATAGCTGATGTTGAGCGTATTTCTGGAGAAATTTTAGGAATGATGTTGATTACACCACAAACTCCTGCAGAGGGAAAATTGGTTAATCAAGTATTGATTGCCGAAGATGTGTATTATCCAGGTGATTCTAAACCAGAGGAGTTTTATATCTCTGTTTTGTTAAACAGAGCAACTGGTAAAAATATGATTATGTATTCTACAGAAGGTGGAATGGATATTGAAACGGTTGCTGAAGAAACACCACATTTAATTTTTACAGAAGAAATTGATCCTTTATTAGGAATTATGCCTTTCCAAGCTCGTAAAATTGCATTTAATTTAGGCTTATCAGGAACAGCTTTTAAAGAAATGACACAATTTGTAACGGCTTTATATACAGCTTACATCAAATCGGATTCTTCTATGTTTGAAATCAATCCTGTTTTAAAAACTTCGGATGATAAAATTATGGCTGTAGATGCAAAAGTTTCTTTGGATGAAAATGCTTTGTATCGTCATAAAGATTATGAAGCAATGCGTGATTTGCGTGAAGAAAATCCGATTGAAGTTGAAGCAAAAGCAGCTGGTTTAAATTATGTTAAATTAGATGGAAATGTAGGATGTATGGTAAATGGAGCTGGTTTGGCAATGGGAACAATGGATTTAATTAAAGAATCAGGAGGAGAACCAGCAAACTTTTTAGATGTTGGTGGAACTGCAGATGCTCAAAGAGTAGAAACTGCTTTCGGAATCATTTTGAAAGACCCAAATGTGAAAGCCATTTTGGTTAATATTTTTGGTGGAATTGTACGTTGTGACAGAGTTGCTCAAGGAGTAGTTGATGCTTATAAAAATATGGGTGATAAAATTACAGTGCCAATTATTTGCAGATTGCAAGGAACAAATGCAAAAGAAGCCAAAGAATTGATTGACAATTCAGGAATGAAAATTATTTCAGCTACCGAGTTTCAAGAAGCTGCTGATAAAGTACAAGAAGTATTAAGTGCTTAA
- a CDS encoding isochorismate synthase: MKIFSKIATSYQENQPFVVYRKPNTKEILALFSKNDSLFLLEDFSESGFVFAPFDAVEKPIFFPFDEFDFFSENINFIDVPIENNNFAETEIQKENHQKIVENAINEIKKESFKKVVISRKESIPLENFDVVLTYKKLLQNYQNAFVYVWFHPKVGLWLGATPETLLTVENLHFETMSLAGTQVADNLAAVIWQQKELEEQSLVTDFIESQLKNKVEHLQISNPETVKAGNLFHLKTAISGTLHPSKSTLKELIESLHPTPAVCGLPRNIAKNFILENENYNREFYTGFLGEMNVISKESKSNKTQLFVNLRCMKIENNFANLFIGGGITKDSNPEKEWQETVSKSKTMKLVL; the protein is encoded by the coding sequence TTGAAAATATTCTCAAAAATAGCAACTTCTTACCAAGAAAATCAACCTTTTGTTGTTTACAGAAAACCGAATACAAAAGAGATTTTGGCGTTATTTTCTAAAAATGATTCTTTGTTTCTTTTAGAGGATTTTTCTGAAAGTGGATTTGTTTTTGCGCCTTTTGATGCTGTTGAAAAACCTATTTTTTTTCCGTTCGACGAATTTGATTTTTTTTCAGAAAACATCAATTTTATTGACGTACCAATTGAAAACAACAATTTTGCTGAAACTGAAATACAAAAAGAAAATCATCAAAAAATTGTTGAAAATGCCATTAATGAAATCAAGAAAGAAAGCTTTAAAAAAGTAGTTATTTCTAGAAAAGAATCAATTCCTTTAGAAAATTTTGATGTAGTTTTAACCTATAAAAAATTACTTCAAAATTATCAAAATGCTTTTGTGTATGTTTGGTTTCATCCAAAAGTAGGTTTGTGGTTAGGTGCAACTCCAGAGACGCTTTTAACTGTTGAAAATCTTCATTTTGAAACCATGTCTTTGGCTGGTACACAAGTTGCAGACAATTTAGCAGCTGTAATTTGGCAACAAAAAGAGTTGGAAGAGCAATCGTTAGTTACTGATTTTATTGAAAGTCAGCTTAAAAATAAAGTTGAACATTTACAAATTAGCAATCCTGAAACTGTAAAAGCTGGTAATTTATTTCATTTAAAAACGGCAATTTCTGGAACCTTACATCCTTCAAAATCAACTTTAAAAGAATTGATTGAAAGTTTGCATCCAACCCCAGCTGTTTGTGGATTGCCAAGAAATATTGCTAAAAATTTCATTCTTGAAAACGAAAATTACAATAGAGAATTTTATACAGGTTTTTTGGGAGAAATGAATGTAATTTCTAAAGAATCAAAATCGAATAAAACACAACTTTTTGTGAATTTACGCTGTATGAAAATCGAAAATAATTTTGCTAATCTATTCATTGGTGGTGGTATTACGAAAGATAGTAATCCTGAAAAAGAGTGGCAAGAAACCGTTTCTAAGAGTAAAACTATGAAATTGGTTTTATAA